Within Lactobacillus amylovorus DSM 20531, the genomic segment CCATCGTTCTCTTCCTTTTCTTTCTACGCCAAAAATATATATTTACTACTGTATTAATGATACCATTCTTATCAACTCATAACCGACTTTAGGGGGTACTTTTTATTAAAATAAGCTAGTCATGTATTCGCTTACCGCACGCTGTTGCATTTCTTGCCAATTATTAAATTTCGTCTCTTTTTTGACAAAATCGTCGATTACTTTGTCATCAATCTTTTCGATCTCTTGGAAGTCCTTCAAGCCAAGTTCTCTTACAAACACATCAATCGTAGCAAAGCTGGTATTCTTTTGCATGAACATTGGACTGAACAAGTCTTGATAAGATACTGCTTGCTGGTCGCCGCGTTCTTCAGCAACCTTCTCTAAATTTTGCTTCAATTTGTCTTTTTCGTTAGTCATAATTTATCCTTCTCTAAAAATGATCTCTATTATGCTACTAAATTATACTGAAAATGTACAAGAATAAGAAATTTTTATTTTAGTTAGATTTCAGTAATTATAATTACAGTAATTACGATTACTCTATTTCTCAAAAGATTGAAAATCATCGCAATCTTTACTTATCAATTTCCCATTATCCGTTATAATGAGAAACGAGAATTATAATACATTAGGGGATCTTACAATGGAGAATCGTTACAAGAGCGTCTTTGACATCATCGGACCTGTCATGGTCGGACCGTCAAGCTCACACACTGCCGGTGCCGTAGCCATTGGCCGTGAAGGAAACCGCTTGTTCGGCGGCGTACCTAAAAAAGTTACTGTTCATTATTATGGCTCTTTTGCGCAAACGCACCGCGGACATGGTACTGACTATGCCATCGCTGCAGGAATCTTGGGCTTTACTACAGAGGATTTGCGTGTGCCGCGAGCACCTGAGATTGCGCGCCAATGCGGAATCGATATTCGCTTTGTTGAAGAAGAAGGCCAAAGCCCCATCGGCCACCCTAACACTGCGATTTTGGACATGTCAGATGGTGAAAAGAATGCCCAATTATCAGGCTGCTCTATCGGTGGCGGTGCCATCGAAGTGCGCGACATCGTCTTACACGGCATCAACATCAAGCCAGCTGGTTCTCTACCAATCGTGATCTTAGTTGATTTTGAGAGAAAACTTAATCACGAGGGATCCTTATCTGACTTTTTGAAACTCAAGGCCCCTTTTAAGGAAAAAAGAATCTACAAGTCGCACGCTTGTTACATCTATGAGTACGATATCCAAAATTACTTCAAACCAGCCTTAACTGGTGAATTACGGAAGAAATATCCTCACATCATTTGTTTATAGATAGGATGAAATCATGTACAACCACATTAAAGAAATTGTCGCCGACTCCGAAAAAACAGGCAAACCTATCTCTGAATTGATCATTGAACAAGAATGCCAAATGTCAGGCTTACCTCGTGAAAAAGTCTGGAACAAAATGAAATACAATCTGGAAACCATGCGCGATGCGGTGAAAAAAGGTCGCAGCGGCAATGGTGTGTTTTCTAGCACTGGCTTAACTGGCGGTGAGGCCGTGAAGATCAAGAAATATATTGAGAAAGGCCACACCCTTTCTGGCGACACGATCATGACTGCCGTACAGAATGCTGTTGCAACTAACGAAGTTAATGCGGCAATGGGTGTCATTTGTGCTACGCCAACAGCGGGTTCATCCGGCACCTTGCCTGGTGTCTTGTTTTTATTAGAAAAACGACTCAACTTAACTGAGGAGCAAATGATTCGCTTCTTGTTCACTGCCGGTGGCTTTGGCATGGTGATCGCCAACAACGCCGAAATCGCTGGTGCTACTGGCGGCTGCCAAGCTGAAGTAGGCTCTGCCTCTGCCATGGGTGCGGCTGCGGCAGTTGAAGCAGCTGGCGGCTCCGCCGAACAAAGTGCACAGGCTTTATCGATTGCAATGTCGAATTTGCTTGGCCTTGTTTGTGACCCTATTGCAGGACTGGTTGAAGTGCCTTGCGTGAAAAGAAATGCGATTGGTGCTGGGAACGCCTTGATTGCGGCAGATATGGCGCTGGCGGGATGCACTAGTGTAATTCCGGCTGACGAATGTATCGATGCCATGAAAAAAGTTGGCCACCAAATGCCAGCATCCCTACGCGAAACAGGAATCGGTGGCTTAGCTGGTACGCCAACCGGACAAGCAATCAAAGCAAAGATTTTTGGTGAGGATGCATAATGAGAGACGGCGAAACAATCAAAAACGACATCATTAACCACCTCGCTCAGGTGATCGACCCTGAATTAAACGTCGACGTGGTTAATTTAGGCTTAATCTATGGTATCGACTTGGACGAAGATGGCATCTGCTTAATCAACATGACTTTGACCACTCCAGCCTGTCCCTTGATCGGCTTTTTAATCGATGCAATCACTAAAGAAGTTAAAAAAGTTGAAGAAGTAAAAAACGTGGACGTAGAATTTGTCTGGTATCCGGTTTGGTCGCCGGACCGTATGAGCGACGCCGCAAAGAAGTATTTTGGTTATGAAAAGAAGGATTAATTAAGGGAGTAGTAATGGATATTTGGTATCAAATCGGGATTTTTGTAGGTTTCTTTTTCGTGGGTCTTGCACTTTACATCTTCAGGGGATGTAGCAAAAGCAGCTACCCTGCCAATTTCACTAACTTCATCTTTTCCATTTCGATCTCAACGGCTGGCGTTTTAATCATTATCGCCAGCCTGGCCGCAATTCAGCCGCACAACTGGTACACCAGTAGTCAATTCTGGAGAATGCTCATTATAGGCTAAACAAAAATGCTTAATACCAACTAGGTACTAAGCATTTTTTATATTCTTTTTATTTAATTAGTGAGTTCGTAAATTGCAATAATAAATTGAACACTTATGCTGTTTGATAGATACGATCCAATTCCTTTTTAAAGATTTCATCTGGGGTATGATATGCTAAGATCTTTCTCGGCAGTGAATTGCACTAGGTTTCAATATTAATGATGTCTTTAAGAGAATAGTTATTGATGTAATCACCTTTAGGTATGAACCTACGAATAAGGCCGTTATGTCTTTCAACAGTGCCTTTATCGCAAGAAGTATATGGATGAGCATAGTAAACAAGCGTTTTAGAGACTTGCTCTAAATTAGCTAAATCCGCGAACTCCGAGCCATTATCAGTAGTGATTGTCTTGAAGATGTCGTTCCAGTGCTCGCTGTATTGTTTTTGAAGCGTTCTAAAAGCATGCATGACACTGGCAGCGGTCTTATCGGGAATCCGCAAGATTAAAAACTCGCGACTCATTCGCTCAGACAAAGTCAGCAGTACTTGATCATCTCTAGTCTTATGTCCTAAAACCAAACTGCGATTGACACATACATCAAGCGACCAGTTATCTTCAGAGAAATGCTTGTTAACATATTCGATAAAATCAGATTTCTTCAAGAAGTCTGATTTGCGGCCACAATGGTGTCGATTAGCCTGATAAACGCTTTGACCGTGATCAGCCTTGTACCGGCTCTGTTTGCCATGATAAAGAGAAACAGTACCGCGTTTGACTTCATAGCTGATGGTAGACGGGGAACAACCAAGTTCACGTGCAATAGCTCTAAGAGAGAAGCCGTCTTTGATACGAGTTTGGATAATAACCCGCTCTTCGAATGATAAGTGTTTACCTTTAATGCGCTGATTCATGGTAGAATATAAAGAGTCCATTTTTGACCTCCAATAGAAGTTTTTGTGGTTATTAACATTCTATCAAACAGGCCCAGATGGGCTTTTATTTTTTACAAAGTGTTCAATTTAATTTTACAATCGGCCTTCGTAAATTGCAATAATAAATTGAA encodes:
- a CDS encoding serine dehydratase beta chain is translated as MENRYKSVFDIIGPVMVGPSSSHTAGAVAIGREGNRLFGGVPKKVTVHYYGSFAQTHRGHGTDYAIAAGILGFTTEDLRVPRAPEIARQCGIDIRFVEEEGQSPIGHPNTAILDMSDGEKNAQLSGCSIGGGAIEVRDIVLHGINIKPAGSLPIVILVDFERKLNHEGSLSDFLKLKAPFKEKRIYKSHACYIYEYDIQNYFKPALTGELRKKYPHIICL
- a CDS encoding metal-sulfur cluster assembly factor — protein: MRDGETIKNDIINHLAQVIDPELNVDVVNLGLIYGIDLDEDGICLINMTLTTPACPLIGFLIDAITKEVKKVEEVKNVDVEFVWYPVWSPDRMSDAAKKYFGYEKKD
- the sdaAA gene encoding L-serine ammonia-lyase, iron-sulfur-dependent, subunit alpha, which produces MYNHIKEIVADSEKTGKPISELIIEQECQMSGLPREKVWNKMKYNLETMRDAVKKGRSGNGVFSSTGLTGGEAVKIKKYIEKGHTLSGDTIMTAVQNAVATNEVNAAMGVICATPTAGSSGTLPGVLFLLEKRLNLTEEQMIRFLFTAGGFGMVIANNAEIAGATGGCQAEVGSASAMGAAAAVEAAGGSAEQSAQALSIAMSNLLGLVCDPIAGLVEVPCVKRNAIGAGNALIAADMALAGCTSVIPADECIDAMKKVGHQMPASLRETGIGGLAGTPTGQAIKAKIFGEDA